A part of Planococcus sp. MB-3u-03 genomic DNA contains:
- a CDS encoding CNNM domain-containing protein, which produces MGDELDSIFYLYIATASILLFFTAFFVGAEFSIIRVRLPRIEQALSEGRKNANWLEKISNNLDYYLSVSRFGIAVTAIGLGWLSKNIAELPSVRALAENAGPNAAGPIAYITVLVLVFFIRAIIGELAPKALAAQYAERAAFRLAPALSLAGSIFAPVLWLLNAAARLLLRPLGIRTLQPEYGHSEEDLKHLMHESYQSGEINQNELAYMQNIFSFDERLAKDIMLPRTQMITISLEMNHDELMEIIEEHQYTRYPVTEDGDKDAIIGFVNIKELLTSYTTAGICRKA; this is translated from the coding sequence ATGGGGGACGAATTGGACAGTATATTTTATCTTTATATCGCAACCGCAAGTATTCTTTTATTTTTTACCGCTTTTTTTGTAGGAGCGGAATTCTCCATCATCCGGGTGCGCTTACCGCGCATCGAACAAGCCTTATCGGAAGGGCGTAAAAATGCCAATTGGCTGGAAAAAATCAGCAATAATCTGGATTATTATTTATCCGTTTCGCGCTTTGGCATCGCCGTCACGGCAATCGGTCTTGGCTGGCTGTCAAAAAATATTGCCGAGCTGCCTTCTGTCCGAGCATTGGCAGAAAATGCCGGACCGAATGCAGCAGGGCCGATCGCTTATATCACCGTGCTCGTGCTGGTCTTTTTCATCCGCGCCATTATCGGGGAACTGGCACCGAAAGCTTTAGCTGCCCAATACGCAGAACGTGCGGCCTTCCGCCTCGCCCCTGCGCTGAGTCTTGCCGGCAGTATATTCGCACCCGTACTTTGGTTGCTTAATGCAGCGGCACGGCTCCTATTGCGGCCGCTCGGCATCCGTACATTGCAGCCGGAATACGGCCATTCCGAAGAAGACTTGAAGCATTTGATGCATGAAAGTTACCAGAGCGGCGAGATCAACCAGAATGAATTGGCATATATGCAAAACATCTTTTCGTTTGATGAACGGCTGGCGAAAGACATCATGCTGCCGAGAACGCAAATGATTACCATTTCACTGGAAATGAATCACGATGAATTAATGGAAATAATCGAAGAACATCAATATACACGCTACCCCGTAACCGAAGACGGCGATAAAGACGCCATCATCGGCTTTGTCAATATCAAGGAATTGTTGACGAGTTACACGACGGCGGGGATCTGTCGAAAAGCTTGA
- a CDS encoding CBS domain-containing protein — protein sequence MTIHDLPFVHDQAPIQDVLLRMQSQHVHMAIVVDEYGGTAGVITMEDILEEIVGEIRDEFDHDETDDIKRVDHHNFLVNGRVLLSELEARFPIEFEESEDIDTVGAGCR from the coding sequence TTGACGATCCATGACTTGCCGTTCGTCCATGACCAGGCGCCGATCCAGGATGTGCTGCTGCGTATGCAAAGCCAGCACGTCCATATGGCGATCGTCGTCGATGAATACGGCGGGACGGCCGGCGTCATTACAATGGAAGACATCCTTGAAGAAATTGTCGGTGAAATCCGTGATGAATTCGACCACGATGAAACCGATGATATCAAACGGGTGGATCATCATAATTTCCTTGTCAACGGCCGGGTGCTGCTATCAGAACTCGAAGCCCGCTTCCCGATCGAATTCGAGGAAAGCGAAGACATCGACACTGTCGGGGCTGGGTGCAGATGA
- a CDS encoding sulfurtransferase, with the protein MTVFIETIDTENYRWIDARFDLKDSAWGSERFAAEHVAGAIHWDLENDLSDMASENGRHPMPSKEQLTQLFQAAGLELTDSIVVYDQGGSPYAARAWWLLSYAGFEHAFISRVGFDELKQQGIATSTESTSYSASTITPEFDDGLLATRKDVQQIVDGKELGVLIDARTAERYAGINEPIDAVAGRIPGARNYDWSQLVSNGAFRTDEEFGGLLQPKEPAVVYCGSGVTAAALYAMLAEKQYEGLKLYVGSYSDWISDEDSVVEIDRDEHPEAADDQTKAVLAKLIEEGYTGEMLMKKFEYEKSLLEDKK; encoded by the coding sequence ATGACTGTTTTTATTGAAACGATAGATACAGAGAATTACCGTTGGATCGATGCACGCTTTGACTTAAAGGATTCCGCATGGGGAAGCGAACGCTTTGCGGCGGAACATGTGGCAGGGGCGATCCATTGGGACTTGGAGAACGATTTATCCGATATGGCGTCTGAAAACGGCCGCCACCCGATGCCGAGCAAAGAACAGCTGACGCAATTGTTCCAAGCAGCAGGTTTGGAATTGACGGATTCGATCGTCGTCTATGACCAGGGCGGTTCTCCTTATGCCGCACGAGCATGGTGGTTGCTTTCTTATGCCGGATTCGAACACGCTTTTATCAGCCGTGTCGGTTTTGACGAACTGAAGCAGCAAGGCATTGCCACTTCGACAGAGTCTACATCCTATTCAGCTTCAACCATTACGCCGGAGTTTGACGATGGATTGCTTGCGACGCGTAAAGACGTCCAGCAAATCGTCGACGGCAAAGAATTGGGCGTCTTGATCGATGCCCGTACTGCGGAACGCTATGCCGGCATCAACGAACCGATCGACGCCGTCGCCGGGCGCATCCCGGGTGCACGCAATTACGATTGGTCGCAACTGGTGTCGAATGGTGCATTCCGCACCGATGAAGAGTTCGGCGGATTGCTGCAGCCAAAAGAACCAGCTGTCGTATATTGCGGCAGCGGCGTAACGGCGGCTGCGCTGTATGCCATGCTTGCCGAAAAACAATACGAAGGCTTGAAATTGTATGTCGGCAGCTATTCCGACTGGATCTCCGATGAGGACAGTGTTGTCGAAATCGACCGCGATGAGCATCCGGAAGCGGCTGATGACCAGACGAAAGCGGTACTGGCGAAATTGATCGAAGAAGGCTACACCGGCGAGATGCTGATGAAGAAATTCGAATACGAGAAATCACTTTTAGAAGATAAAAAGTAA